The stretch of DNA TATTCGAGCCAGGTGAAGGACTTTGCCGACGCGCCTTTGGTGAAGCTCGCCGCGCGGACTCGAGACGGCGAGCGGCTGCTGTTCATCGACGACATCAACGATTCGGGGCGGACGATCACGCATCTGCGTGGTGCGCTGGCGGCGGCGGGGGCTGTCGAGGGCGCGGTGCGGTTCGCGATGCTGATCGACAATGTGAGTTCTGCCGAGCGGATCGAGTATAGCGCGCGGACGATCGATCGGGCGGTGACGAAGGACTGGTTCGTGTTCCCCTGGGAAGCGGTCGCGCCGGCTGCGGCGATCGCGGAGGATGCGGCGGAAGTGCCCGAGCGGATCGCCTGATCAGACCACC from Sphingomonas sp. HMP9 encodes:
- a CDS encoding phosphoribosyltransferase: MPTFTPIPQHEFVAAVYILAAKLVEDTAWKPDYIIGVGRGGLVPAVFLSHAIGLPTLSVDYSSQVKDFADAPLVKLAARTRDGERLLFIDDINDSGRTITHLRGALAAAGAVEGAVRFAMLIDNVSSAERIEYSARTIDRAVTKDWFVFPWEAVAPAAAIAEDAAEVPERIA